The stretch of DNA CGGAATGCCGGCCCGAAAGTGGTACGTGGGCAAAAGCGTCTCTTCGTCAAACGTCATCGACCCGTTTTCAGCGCCTTCTAATTCGTAGGCAAAGGCTTTCAGCGCTCCCTGATGCGTGGTTACCACCGTCATGCAGCCGATTTCCTTCAGCTTCTCCAGAAACGCCATTGCCAGTGCCGCTCCTTCCACCGGATCGGTGCCCGTCCCGATTTCATCAATCAAAACCAACGACCGCTCCGTGGCCCTGGCGAGAATTTCACCCAATCGTCCCACATGCGCCGAGAACGTGGACAAATCCTGTTCCACGGACTGCCAGTCACCAATGTCCACAAAAATCTGATCAAACACAGGAAATCGGGAAAATTCATCCGCTGTGATGAGAAGTCCCGCCTGTGTCATAATTGAAAGCAGGCCGATGGTTTTAAGGGCCACCGTCTTCCCGCCGGCGTTGGGCCCGGTAATGACCAGAATGTGGAAATCCTCTCCCATCTTCAGATTGAGCGGGATCACTTTTTTGGGATCGCCAAACTTAAGAAGCAAAATGGGATGCCGTCCGTTTCGAATCTCCAGATTTTTTTCGGAGATGTCCGGTTTCTGGGCGTGGAGTCGCAGCGCAAAACGGGCTTTCGCATGAATCAAATCCAGCGTCGCCAACGCATCCAGATTTTCTTCGATATCGAAGAGATGCACGCGGATGAGGCCGGTTAATTCCCGAAGAATGCGGGCAATTTCCCGGGTTTCCTGCAAATGCAGCTCCCGAATCCGATTATTCATTTCAATAATTTCAAAGGGTTCCACAAAAAGGGTGGCGCCGGTTGCAGAATGATCGTGAATCAGCCCCTGGATCCGCCCCCGGTACTCCTCCTTCAAAGGCAGAACCATTCGCCCCTCGCGCATGGTAATGACCGCATCCTGAAGCATATCTTTGTGCGATTCCACAATCGAAGCCATGCGTTTTCGCACACGATCGGCAGAGCGGTTCATCTCCTTCCGAATAGCGGCCAGTTCAGGGGACGCCTGATCCTTCACAGCCAAACCGTGGATGTCGATGGAATGAGTGATGACATTCTCCAGATCCCGAAACGGGTGGAGACGGGAAATAAATTTTGAGAGCAACGGGTATTTTTCCGTTCGCGCTTTCAAATATCGGGAAATTTTCCGCACCGCAACCAGGTTTTTGTAGAGAACAGAAAACTCCTCGAGCATAAGTTGACTGCCTTCGTGAGCGGCTTTCCGAAGGGCTCCCCGGCTGTCGCCGATTTCGGAGATCGGGAACACATCATCGTAGGCCAAAAGCGTGGCCATTTCCGCCACCCAGTTCAGGTGAAGACGGATCAATTCGCGGTCGTGCAAGACAACCATGCTTTGAACCAATTCGCGGCCGGGGTCCGAAAGGGCCTCTTTTTCAATCTCGTCCCTGATTCGCGAGAATTCAAGGGATTGGTAGAGCTCCTGGGTGGTCATTTGCGCCTCTGAATGGGTAAGGAATCCTTTTCTGTATTTCGCTGAACGGATTTCAGAAGCTCCCTCACCGGTGCGCTAAGAGGTTTTGTACGTGAAGAAACCGCCTGGTTCACTTCGTCGTAGAACGATTTTGTAGAGGGGGCGACGGACACCACCCAATCGAACAGGTGAGGTGCAAACTTCTGCATGGGCCGAAACAAAAGGGAATCGCTTTCGTAGCTGCGGTATGTGGAGTTGAGGGGCAAGAATCCCACAAAAAGAACCAGCAGGCTGGTGATGACGGCCCCCTTCAAGAGGCCAAACGCCCCGCCGCCCAGATGGTCCAGCCAGCTTAGCATCGTGATCTGCAAAATTTTTTGGAGAATTTTTGCTACTACGAGCGTCCCCCAAAAAACAAGCACAAAAATCAGGATAAAGCTGATCAGCATGGCCAGAACAGGTGACACATTTAGAACGGACATCAGAAGGGCAGAGCCGAAACTCATCCAGCGAATGGCCAGAATCAGGGCCAAAATAATGGCAATAAACCCCATCACCTCACCAATGAGACCCCTAA from Calditrichota bacterium encodes:
- a CDS encoding CvpA family protein yields the protein MNLNIIDIAILTILLIFTLRGVFRGLIGEVMGFIAIILALILAIRWMSFGSALLMSVLNVSPVLAMLISFILIFVLVFWGTLVVAKILQKILQITMLSWLDHLGGGAFGLLKGAVITSLLVLFVGFLPLNSTYRSYESDSLLFRPMQKFAPHLFDWVVSVAPSTKSFYDEVNQAVSSRTKPLSAPVRELLKSVQRNTEKDSLPIQRRK
- a CDS encoding endonuclease MutS2 — protein: MTTQELYQSLEFSRIRDEIEKEALSDPGRELVQSMVVLHDRELIRLHLNWVAEMATLLAYDDVFPISEIGDSRGALRKAAHEGSQLMLEEFSVLYKNLVAVRKISRYLKARTEKYPLLSKFISRLHPFRDLENVITHSIDIHGLAVKDQASPELAAIRKEMNRSADRVRKRMASIVESHKDMLQDAVITMREGRMVLPLKEEYRGRIQGLIHDHSATGATLFVEPFEIIEMNNRIRELHLQETREIARILRELTGLIRVHLFDIEENLDALATLDLIHAKARFALRLHAQKPDISEKNLEIRNGRHPILLLKFGDPKKVIPLNLKMGEDFHILVITGPNAGGKTVALKTIGLLSIMTQAGLLITADEFSRFPVFDQIFVDIGDWQSVEQDLSTFSAHVGRLGEILARATERSLVLIDEIGTGTDPVEGAALAMAFLEKLKEIGCMTVVTTHQGALKAFAYELEGAENGSMTFDEETLLPTYHFRAGIPGSSYAFEIARRLGLPEDMLRKAQAYAGEEKNRLEQFLLDLEKKINHYEELLRKAEVKKAELDGLVKLYKEKTSKLKEEEQKLKRKAMEESRDIVRRANALIEKTVKDIRTQQAERESIRKAKAEVKAFQKEIDKTLQEMTPEIEPAGQPPAKGDSARWIPMGVVGTVVSEPDNSGKVWLEAGEMKLKVDVNQLEKVKAPKKRRAKISIVGGSVSDRLTDEIDLRGMTMDEAEPVLERAIDQAYLGGLSQIRVIHGKGTGALRKKVHDYLRKHPRVAGFSLANWNEGGTGMTVVELKKS